From Gottschalkiaceae bacterium SANA:
ATGTTCGATATTTAAATCGGGCACTTCTGCAGATAAGTCGATCAGGGTTGGCTCTTTCATTAATGCGATTGCCCGTGCCTGTGTTGTTGGATGCAACGAGGCTGAAAAGGCCAATAGTTGTCGGTCACGTAGGGTGGTTTTGATAATCGCTTGAACGGTTTTTAGATTGCTGTCAGCAAGCAATTTATCTGCTTCGTCAATTACGATGGTTTTGACCTGATGAGCTTTGAGTTTCTTCATCTGAATCAATTCCAAGACACGGCCCGGGGTACCAACGATAATTTGCGGCTTTGCTTTCAAGGCCTCAAGTTGTCGCTTGATATTAACGTTGCCAACAATGGTGGTGGATCGGATCGGAAGATCAGCGTTCTTTGCAAGCCGTTTGATGACGGCATTAATTTGAACCACCAATTCATGTGTGGGTGCAAGTATCAATGTATGCAAGTCTTTTGAAGTTTCATCGATTCTAGCAAAGGCAGGCAAAAGATAGGCGAGGGTTTTCCCGCTTCCTGTTGCAGCTGTTGCCAGTAAGTCGAGGTTTTGAAGGGCAACGGGGATCGCTGCCTTCTGAACCGATGTTGGTTCAGTAATATTTTCTTTATGTAATCCTTCGATGAGGGTTTCTTTGATTTTAAATGCATGAAATGTTTTCAAAGCAAGGTTCTCCTTTATAATTTGCCATCATCTAACCATATAAGGTATAGAAGATTTTGTCAAAGGAAGTTTTTGACTGTTTCGACGATTCATAGGATCATGATAAACTAAGCGTGAGGAGTGATGTGTAAGAAATGTGGATGAGTGATAGGGAATCGAAGAATAATGTGGACAATTGATTTGCTGAAAGTGAATAAGATTTGTAAATTTGAGGAGGCGTATGAATGAGTGAGAAAGAGATTGAATATTGGATTCAACCCGAGCAAGAAGAGAATTATAGTGAGGTGGAAGCCTTGGTCAAGGAAGCCTTTATGGGCTTGGAGAATGGCAACCCCATGGAGCCCGTCTTGGTAAAAAAATTACGGAAGGGAGACTCCTTTGTGCCAGGCTTGTCATTGATTGCCCATGACGGGGAGAAAATCCTTGGCCATATTCTTTTGACAAGGATTCGTATTGTTGGGCCGGATAAGGAGATTCTGTCCCTAGCCATGGCTCCGGTTTCAGTCTTGCCAGACATGCAAAATCAGGGAATCGGTGGAGAACTGATTCGCGTTTCCATTGAGATGGCGAAGGCAATGGAATACGGATCAATCATCGTATTGGGTCATCCTGAGTATTATCCGCGCTTTGGTTTTCAATCGACAGAGAAATGGCAAATTCGAGCTTCATTTGAGGTGCCGGCCGAGGCTTTGATGGGACTGGAGTTGGAAAAGGGAGCCTTAGCGGGGTCTTCCATGGGGATCATTGAGTATCCTGCGGTATTTTTTGAAGAAAAGTAGTGAGCTACCTTGGATAAATGATCATCATAGTTGGAAACATCCATTGTATGGGTTTGAAGTGGATCAGATGAACGGTTTCCATAAGGGAGAGCATTTTGTCGACAAAGCAAACCAGAAAAGATTCCTTGTATCGAGGGAGTCTAGGTTGCATGGGCCACATATGTTTTAAGATAATATCTTTTTCTATTGGAGTCAGAGAAAAGCGTAGTTGTGCATTCGCAAGGGAAGAGCGTGCATGGGTAAAACCATGAAGTCCCTTGCGATTTTCTTTTTTATGCCAGTCATAGAGGTAAAAATCGTGAAGAAGCCCACCTCGAGCAACTGCATGTTTATCTAATTTCCAACGACTCGCTAGGCGATAGCTATAATAGGAAACAGAAAGGCTATGTTGGAAACAGGTGATGGATCCGTGGTGGATATACAGTTCCATGGATTGCACATCGGGATGATCTAACAGTTCTTGAATCGCGAGCAAATGAGTGGGATCATAGTGATCGTCGATTTTTAATTTCGCTTTTAAGGTTGTTGATTTTCTCATCAAAGATCCTCCGAATTTCTCTGTTCTTCACTTGATTATTGAGTTGGCGCAAGGAAGGGAATGCTCTGAAAAATCGTTTGTGCTCCATAAGTTTATTGATATAAAAGTCCAAAGGGTACTCGGCATGCTGAAAGATGACGCGACGAAGATCAACGAGATCTGCAATCGTCTTGCTAGTATCGATAATAAAGTACGCTAGCAAAAGCAGGGTTACTGATTCCCAACTTTGTGGCATGATTTGGGCGGTTAATTGGTTGAATATTGGTTGAATCGCCTGCATAAAGGCATAAGCGAGAAATCCCCAAAGAACTGAGAATCGCAAACAGATATAGCCATGAAGGTTGAAGGGCTCCTGGCTATAGTCCCACCATTTTTTTTGAAAGATGTTTTCCAGTACGGACCCAGTTGCGTATTCTAGCAGAGTGACAAGAATGATAGAAAATAGAATTCCTCCTAAAGTCGTTGTTAGTGTAGAGGATGAAACCTGTTCAAGGCGGATAAATACTTGTTCAACCAGTAATCCGCCGAGTCCATAAATTGGGCAGAATGGTCCTTTGAGAAAACCTCGATTTACAAATTCATGTTGTTTTTGTGTAGCGTAAAGTGTTTCCATCATCCAGCCTAAGAAGGCGTAGAAGGCAAATGGGATCGTGATAAGTTGTAATAGAGTCATGTTGATATCCTTTCAATATTAATCGTATAGAGCAAGGTGAGGGAAAATTGGATCGCTCGCTATCTTTTCTGGGGAAATAAACTTTTCCGGCAGGGCAAGCATAAATGAATAATGAAGGCTTTCTATTTGAGAGAGACCATCATTTTTTACGATATTTTTAATTCCTTTTATATAGGGTCTTAAGCCTTCAATAGTTGTTTGAATTTTTTTGTGGGCTTCGGGAGAAAGAGTAAATTCACCTCGCGTTACCATCAGCCAGAATTCCATAAAAAGTCGGAAGAGTTTTTTGAAGCCAATTTTTTGTTCGATGGATTGATGGATCACTTTTGCTTGTTCTACAGATAATATGGATTTTGAATCTGAACTGTCAAGAATGGTTTCGTTGATGATAGCAATCAGATACAGAATAGTTTCTTCAAAAACAGCATCTTTATTTTTAAAATAGCTGTAGAAGGTCGTCCGCTTTAGATTAGATCGTTGCGCGATATCGGACAACTTTGTTTGGTAATAGCCTTTTTCTACAAAAACTTGAAAAGCATTTTGAATCAGTTCTTTTTGTACTTTAGCGAAATTAATTATCTTTGGCATGTTTCCTCCTTTTTTTGACACCACTGTCAATAACAGTGTAGTTTTTTTCGACACTGACGTCAATAAACAAAGTATAAACAAGTTGTATTTGAAATCATTTCTGCTTCTTTGCGGTAATCGCATATGATAAACTAAGAAAAAGGATTTGGAGGAAATGTGATGAGAGAGATGAGAAGAAATAATCGACAGATGACACAGGCAGAGGCTGAATTGATGCTAGAAAATGGAGAATATGGTTTTTTGGCTGTGATGGGAGATGAGGATTATCCTTACGCAGTGCCTCTTAGCTATGCGTATGAAAATGGAGTTATTTATTTTCATAGTGCTAAGGAAGGCCATAAACTTGATGGGATGCGAGGGCATTCGAAGGTTTCATTTTCAGTTGTTGGAAAGACTGAGGTCTTGCCTGGAAAATTTTCAACCAAATATGAAAGTGTTATTGTGTTCGGCCAAGCTGTTGAAATAGAAGGGGAAGAGAAACGAATTGGCTTGATGGCTTTGATTGGGAAATACGCTCCGGATTTCTTGGAAAAGGGAGGGCAATATGTGAACCATTCCGGGAAAGATACGATCGTTGTAAAAATCATAATTGATCACATGACAGGGAAGGCACGTCGATAAAGCAAGACCACCATTTTTTGAAATTTGGTGGTTCTTTTGTCTTTCAAGAGATATGAAATGAAAAAAAGAATGATATAATTGACAGAAGTCGAAAATAAAGGAGCAGAAGATGCAGGCCGCTACCCTTGGAGGAATACTCCTAATTTCAGCAATCGTTTTATTTGTTTTGGCTTTATTCAGTTTCTTTCGAAGACGGATTTCTGGTGCATCGGCATTCTCTTTTTTACTTATGGCCATGGTCATTCATTCAGTGGGTTATGCTTTTGAATTAATGAGTCAAACCAAGATTGAGATGATGACTTGGTTACGATTTGAGTACATTGGAATTGCATTTTTTCCC
This genomic window contains:
- a CDS encoding DEAD/DEAH box helicase; this translates as MKTFHAFKIKETLIEGLHKENITEPTSVQKAAIPVALQNLDLLATAATGSGKTLAYLLPAFARIDETSKDLHTLILAPTHELVVQINAVIKRLAKNADLPIRSTTIVGNVNIKRQLEALKAKPQIIVGTPGRVLELIQMKKLKAHQVKTIVIDEADKLLADSNLKTVQAIIKTTLRDRQLLAFSASLHPTTQARAIALMKEPTLIDLSAEVPDLNIEHFCLVIERRKKIDTLRKLLHAVQPKKALVFINRNELIQEVVDKLNHHHIKAEGIFGNATKVQRKAALDAFRSGKSTVLIASDLLARGLDLPELTHVINLDLPAEVNEYIHRAGRTGRAGKHGTAISMVAEHEINFLMGVERKFGIEFEVKELSHGQLIDPVE
- a CDS encoding N-acetyltransferase, with protein sequence MSEKEIEYWIQPEQEENYSEVEALVKEAFMGLENGNPMEPVLVKKLRKGDSFVPGLSLIAHDGEKILGHILLTRIRIVGPDKEILSLAMAPVSVLPDMQNQGIGGELIRVSIEMAKAMEYGSIIVLGHPEYYPRFGFQSTEKWQIRASFEVPAEALMGLELEKGALAGSSMGIIEYPAVFFEEK
- a CDS encoding putative ABC transporter permease is translated as MTLLQLITIPFAFYAFLGWMMETLYATQKQHEFVNRGFLKGPFCPIYGLGGLLVEQVFIRLEQVSSSTLTTTLGGILFSIILVTLLEYATGSVLENIFQKKWWDYSQEPFNLHGYICLRFSVLWGFLAYAFMQAIQPIFNQLTAQIMPQSWESVTLLLLAYFIIDTSKTIADLVDLRRVIFQHAEYPLDFYINKLMEHKRFFRAFPSLRQLNNQVKNREIRRIFDEKINNLKSEIKNRRSL
- a CDS encoding pyridoxamine 5'-phosphate oxidase family protein, with protein sequence MREMRRNNRQMTQAEAELMLENGEYGFLAVMGDEDYPYAVPLSYAYENGVIYFHSAKEGHKLDGMRGHSKVSFSVVGKTEVLPGKFSTKYESVIVFGQAVEIEGEEKRIGLMALIGKYAPDFLEKGGQYVNHSGKDTIVVKIIIDHMTGKARR